CTCCTATAGAATGCGGTTCGGATTGGTTTGCAATAATCTAGATTAATCTCAACGGCATTTCCCAGTCAGCCAGATGCTGACAATGCCGAAACATCTGCTGATCGCTAAGGCAGGTTGATCGATATGATGTGGTTTAGTGTTGCTTCCAAACCTTGGCGTAACTGGTGGCACCCTTGCTGTAGTGATCACCGGTGGCGTACGCGCCAGCATAGTTACCGATGTAGCCGTAGGCGTTGTGTTGCTTTACCGGTTCCGGATGGTGGGCATGGCCGAACTTCTTCACAACCGCATTGAAACCGTTGTGGTCATCCGAGGTGTACTCGACGACGCGGGTCGTTCCATCAGCTTCCTTCAGCATGTATCCACCTGCACGAAGGAAAGGTTATGTATGTTTAGTTCTTGAAATCCAACCAAAAACGTTTCTTTGCGATACATACCCTTGACAACATCACCATCACGGAATTCCCACTGCTTCTTGTGATCACCGGTGTGCGGATCATCTACTCCATATTCGAAGCTGTACTTGGGATATGCGTTATACTCATCGTACTTCTTGGCGTAGCCCGTATCGTATCCTCCGTACTGGTAGTTATCGTACAGATGTGAACCATGTTTGCCACCGTACAGTGTGCTGTAGTCGTTGCCTTCGCTGTAGCTGGTGGCTGGAGCCGCATGATGATGGTACTCGTGAGCTTCTCCGATGTACTTATCGTTGCTCAGCACGAGCTGTGGCtcctggtgatgatgatggtcctGCAGCAGCTCGACCGGGTAGTGTACGGCCAGCTGGGGTTCTGGCACATGATGGACATGCTCGAGCACGTGATGATGCTCCGGGACGTGGTGATGCTTCGTAACGAAAGCATACTGAGCCGGTTCTACTGGGGCCGATTGGACGGCCGTTGCTGCCAAGATGGCAATAGCAGACACAAACTAttaaaaggaaatagaaaCGGTCGATAAGTGATTTTAGAACTGCTTCACTGTGTTCTTTTTAGTCTAAGTCAGCAAGAATTTTCGTATTGAAGATCACTGATACTAATTAGCTAATACTATGTTGCTAAGTATGTACACCGGTAGAACCTGGGTTTTACAAAATTTGGACAAGTAAACTTCATAATGTTCACGAATTCTAGCATGTCCCTTGGTATTCCAATCACTTCACATATGTAGCCTGCATTAATACAATAAACCGTGTcacattttcacacaaaactaTCAGAGGAAAAAACTCACTCGCAACATTCTTTCCAAACGGATTTGATCGCTCGTACAACGGCTGAAAAACCACAAAGTATCGTTTGATGCACTGAGGAACTACTGCTGCTCCGGAACTACTAGGTCTGTACCTTTGCACGTTAAACTGCTCGTCTGATGGTGTTCTGTGCCCGACCGAACGGTTTTATATGGTTTGAGCATTTTTCCAACGAGCTCAAAATGCAAGAAGTTCGACAACAAACACCACAAACGCGTACCGTACACACGCCCGTGCGCCATTGATTCTCGAGGACATATCAACCCCCGGCACACATGCCCCGAATCCTCACCTAGCCATTGCTACGCTTCGGTTCAAAGAACTTCAAAACGGACATTAGAGGCAATTAATTGTAGGCATGAAGGCttggtgttagtgtgtagCGATTTAAGTCTCGTGAACTCAGCAAGGGTATCGCGTTCTCGTAGCGTATTGTGCGTGGCCAACACCTGTGGCTATAAACAGTAACACCACGGCGCACACAATGGATGTCTTCAACGGGGTGTTTTCCAGCACCAGTTTTCCACCGAACCACAAGGAGAGTAAAcggcaacaacgaaaaaagaaaccgtaAAGAACTACGTCAGTGTGTCAGTCGTGTGCACCGTGAAGACATTGAGATTAATTTTTCCACTTCCAAGTCGCTGGGTGGAAGTTGGGTGGAAGTATGATGAAAAGCACTTCACGCATGCGTGCCATCCAACTGAACTTAAGGGGGTAAAGGTAAAGGCGTGTGTCACACCGCACATTCAACTGTGCTTAAAGGAGGTTTCTGGTGCggagtgaataaaaaaatggacgaATCGACCAAAAAGCACTACTGCACAAGCTAATTAGCGTACCCCATTAGTGTATAGATCGGTCGAATGCgaaaatgtgtatttttttctttttctgtcaGTGTTGTTTCTGCTTCCGAACAACCTCCGATGGGAACCAgattgcaacagcagcaagcgcttttgtgttgttttggtaGCGTTGGTGGTGGTTTATGTTGCAAGCATTAGCATACACTTGCTGCAAAGTGCAtgtcaggaaaaaaaataaaacaaaaacaagaacagaTTGCCAAAATTTGGTTGGTGCATTTTGATGCATTTGTTCGGTGCAATGAGGCATGTGAAGTGTTAATTAACGCTGTACGCTAGTAATTGAGCGACATTCCGATGAGGTTAGTTTGCATTGCGTGCACTGATTTTGTGTGTCACTCGGGCAGGACGAAAATGTTTTGTACGTTAAATAACGTGTTTGGAGCGGTATGATTCGTGACATAAGGAAATCGGTTTTCATGATCTTGACCACGATGTGGCTCGAAAATGAAGGGTAAGGGTTTGAAGGTAGCAAATTAGTTGTTTTAATTATGGTGCCGTACGAGGCTGGATGTTCCAATCGATTAATTGTGCTAATTATTTTAGAAATGAAATATCTTACAATGTAACGCGGACTCAACATTTTGTTCCTTTAGCTACATGGCTTATGATGGTTCTTATCGTGATAAAATTAATGATGCAAAGCATTAAGATAATCAATCGTTTATTTATCTCTGATTGGATGTTACAGTTTGTGATTGATCTATTCCTCCCATTGCATAACGCTATACCCACTAACATGGTATCGATATGCTGAATGCACGCATATTGCATAAATTGATTAAGGtattatgtatgtgtgtttgctttccgTGTAAagcatttcaattttttttatttggttttggtCAGATGTTTATCGgcactttttttctatctcgAGATTTTACAAAACCccaaaagagaagaaataataattatcaaCCTGCTGTGCCAAGTGGCCCGGAAATGCGTCCGTCACCGCAACGTAAGTTATGGTCCGAAGTTCCGAAAACCTGTCGGTCGCTCGTAAAACAACGCTTTCCCATCCGTTGCAGCGAATGGTTGGTGCAGTTTGTTTGATTCGCAGTGAACGATTGAGATGTTTTGTGGTGCGCTATcgaaacgtttcgtttttatgTGCGGGTCGATGTTATTGGTTCGATTGTTTGCACTATGTGTTAATCgtttgatggtttttgtttgtagtttCGCGGCGGTATAATATGGAAGAAGACAATTGtagttaaaacaattttgtcaGCAATAAATAGCTTTATCGCTATAATACTTACTAAATGTATGTATGAAATAACCAAATGTTCTGAAATCCATTATGTTATAGCCTTCTAAACATCTTTCAAATAAAACCTTCTGAAGAATACCCTTCACGTCGCGAAGAAGGTCAATGAATTGAAAGCCCCAAAAATATGATCGACATTAGAATCGAGCCGCCTGTAATTGAGAACTGATCAATGATCATTTCGAGATCGTCTAACAGCATCATTATGCAATCTTTGTCTCGTGTTCTAAAAATTTCAGCTACACAGTTACACTACTTGAAGCTCGCAGCACGTGACGGCCTTTCTCATCTCATTGAGTTTGATCGAACGCTACAACCAgtactagcaaaaaaaaaaaagaaagaaagcccTGCCATGAGCCAccaaagtgtttttttatatggttCATGATGAAAGTTTGATGTCGTGCCATGACCAGCGCAATTTATTCgctgtttcattttcaagGCAAACGGCTAGAAAATAGTGGCAAAGAAATCTTTGTCACCTTTGTTCATATTGGTAGAGGATGGTGGTTAGCTCAAGGTGATGATGGGTGTCTGATTTATTGCGAGTGCGGTAGGTGGAAAACTGTGAAAAAAGgtaatgaacaatttactaactacaactacaacaaacaaaagtaaaagctaAACAAGTAAATGttaaaagaatataaattgaaaataacagTGTACTTactaatattttaaaccaattgtTGCCTGCCATCATTTATACGCTATACATATtctctatttaaaaaaaaaacagttttttctGCAGTTTTCTGCTAAGTAAAACATATTGTTGTCTGTTCAGCAAGAACTAAATGTAAAGTTCAATCATTTGCatgcaaagaaaaattatttaaattgtgtacaaatgacttttgtttggttttcgtCAAATGAAGACACATGATTTTGCCGACGATAAGTAAGAGGAAATTAGCATTGATTTATAATGTAttgaaaaaaacttataaactACTATTAAAAAGCACTAttaccagttttttttttacagatttaaacataaacataaaagtaCAGAAATACATATAGCAGTAAAGtaaaatcaaagcaaaacatacaaaattacATAAACCTCTTTGAATAAGAGGTATTTAATTCGAGCTTATAGTTAGAAGTAATATTccattcaaatttatattacTGAATGTATTcttaaacaatataaaaatataaagttaTGCCGGGTTGAAGTTAAGCTTTTTTGGCCGAGTTGCTAAGACTGCATATTGTGTTTAagaatttaacaattttttttgttatcaaatTCAAACTTTACTCAATGATTTGCATGGATGAGCGTTATCGGTGCGGGTTACGATAATCAAAGCGGTTTCGATTGACTGGCGCAACGAGGCCTTTCATTACCGTGGTTTTTACAGCCGATAAAAAGGAACAACGAAGTACCTTCGCAACATTGCCATTCCAACACCTGGTGTCGATTATGTTTGCAATGCTTAACATTGTTTGCGCTTCAAATTTATCCCTTGCCCCCAGGAGCTTTGTCATCGAGAGAATCAAATTCATATGGACACCCATAAAAAACAGAAGGTGCGACAATGGTGGACAGGAAAATTGACCAAACTTTGCTGCAATCGTGAAGCAATCGTGTTAAGAGCGCGAGCATATGAACATTCCCGAGGCGGGTGGGTATCTCCGGTAAATACAGGTACTTATCGAAATGAGTTCAGGTTGTGAAGCATACGTGTGGCACGGTGGCCCATTGCTTGATCGTCGTTCGATGCTCGATTAGCGTAACATGACAAAGGCAAAAAGGAACGCAAAAAATACTATGCTGCACTCCCTTCAGCTACAGTGGGTTTGATTGAAGGGAGAAAAACAGTTTTCTACGATGTTTTATGCTCCCGTTTGGGGGCCACTAGGCCAGTGGCAATCTTTTTTCGATGCCAGAATTGtgaattgtgtgtttttagtttttttattcatcattttatgttttgccatCGTACCGTCGAGAGGGGCTTCGCACAGTGAACGGAGAAGGGTAGACACGAATAAGCATACGTTGGCGTACGTGTGACACACGGGAAACGGTTTCGTGATGCCCAGCGCAAAGCGGTGGCTTACTATTGCTTCAGCGAGTAAGAGAGCGCCTACCGAAACCCGCATGCATTGGGCAAGCAAGGGTTGTTCCGTGTTATGGATCAATCGTAAAAAAGCAGGCCTTAATTGCTGCATCGGTTGTGGGCTGATTGATCGCTTTATTTCGTTATGAATGCTGATCGTCGTGCTGGCCGGACCGTTGGCAGCCTCAGTCGGGGTGCATGAGTTTCGGTTGGTTTTCCACAAACAGATGACACTTTAATAACTGTTTACTAGGGCTGGGTGAATGATAATGATGGAGTTTAATTTTCACGAGTgtgcaattaaaaatttcttcaaattgattttttttggttgatctGCTAAAGAGGTAACGCATTGCGTAGGGAAATCGAAATGGTGAGTTGGATTCGATCCGATCAAAACGATGCAAGGCGCAGCGTTGTGCGTGTGGTGTTGCGTATGACGAGATGACAcgcttattattttttttggcatcTGATGAAACAAAACGCGCGTGAGAAATAGTAGTTTTGGCAAAAATAGGATGCATTCAGCATGTTGTGtcgttgatttttatttattaaa
The DNA window shown above is from Anopheles funestus chromosome 3RL, idAnoFuneDA-416_04, whole genome shotgun sequence and carries:
- the LOC125768907 gene encoding histidine-rich glycoprotein-like, whose amino-acid sequence is MLRFVSAIAILAATAVQSAPVEPAQYAFVTKHHHVPEHHHVLEHVHHVPEPQLAVHYPVELLQDHHHHQEPQLVLSNDKYIGEAHEYHHHAAPATSYSEGNDYSTLYGGKHGSHLYDNYQYGGYDTGYAKKYDEYNAYPKYSFEYGVDDPHTGDHKKQWEFRDGDVVKGGYMLKEADGTTRVVEYTSDDHNGFNAVVKKFGHAHHPEPVKQHNAYGYIGNYAGAYATGDHYSKGATSYAKVWKQH